Proteins found in one Dermochelys coriacea isolate rDerCor1 chromosome 17, rDerCor1.pri.v4, whole genome shotgun sequence genomic segment:
- the SCARF1 gene encoding scavenger receptor class F member 1 isoform X1 gives MQPTPWLGNPLWPASPCIQTQMAQQLLLLFCLHFWLWTGSSAQELDPNGRNVCKATSLSAGLVCCPGWKQEGRECTAAWCEGENACKVDEVCVRPGICLCKPGFFGANCNSRCPDQYWGSDCKKSCSCYPNGKCDPVSGQCTCNANRWGVLCQFPCQCGPHGHCNTLTGACHCELGWWAPNCKKQCLCRLASSHCDPVTGQCICAQGWWGRRCSFRCTCHLSPCAQDSGRCECRAGFWGPLCQHHCDCLHGNCNPLDGHCNCNPGYQGRSCGDPCPAGYYGSQCRYSCGHCKQSQPCSPVDGFCLACDSGWNGTLCKKLCTSGYHGENCAQMCPSCRQGEACHPETGACLNCEPGKTGPSCEASCPAGTFGDGCRFTCPDCVNGSCDPVSGECICQAGYWGTSCNETCPEGFFGANCSFLCQCPRGPCHPHSGDCVLRSNHQGALIAGILIPLLLLLFCVTCCCCCCGTSQMDARDRTTVADGDAVSRVKHHMQGVLANLSSMLPCLSLSGYKLPRITVSHHDTEIPFNPSFIEPPSAAWATDSSFSSSFVTDDEGPAYCVPAREDVPVVAGFEPQEGSSKCHEFPDASAFNSEDVSQPFTIPRTSSIARAKRPSVSFAEGTKFGPQCQRGSMETPNTTRKPKAPWGLTKVPSHQHHADPEERPQQGGLPGDCYENPEPISEAEDSHQPSPRGISGGHRVPVSSGRHVAQRVEALEAALNPNTSDARGKEQNVTTIYMTVGTAGKSSKSNENADGSREGTVQAVLKHLGSFQRVKRAFREEPVVRKSTESIQKPPRRALSPERNSRDMFSQPSPPHKESSKTAGLEPCESSEHLTDRYQIDIPVKREPLIPTSPIFKRLVAQEGEDEVTGDPKKSESLEEARSLETNEQAVVEEEPKYENVSPNRCPSDESPATFPDCEANT, from the exons ATGCAGCCCACGCCTTGGCTTGGAAACCCCTTGTGGCCAGCATCACCCTGTATCCAGACCCAGATGGCGCAGCAGCTGTTGTTACTCTTTTGTCTCCATTTCTGGCTATGGACTGGGAGCTCTGCTCAAGAGCTGGACCCTAATGGGAGGAATGTGTGCAAGGCTACCAG cctctctgcagGTCTGGTATGCTGCCCAGGTTGGAAACAGGAAGGCAGAGAATGCACAGCTG CGTGGTGTGAAGGGGAGAATGCTTGCAAGGTGGATGAGGTGTGTGTGAGACCCGGGATCTGCCTCTGCAAACCTGGCTTCTTTGGAGCCAACTGCAACTCCC GCTGCCCTGACCAGTACTGGGGCTCGGACTGCAAGAAGAGCTGTTCATGCTATCCCAATGGGAAGTGTGATCCTGTAAGCGGCCAGTGCACTTGCAATGCCAACCGCTGGGGAGTACTCTGCCAGTTCCCATGCCAGTGTGGACCTCATGGTCACTGCAACACCCTCACTGGAGCCTGCCACTGTGAGCTAGGCTGGTGGGCACCGAACTGCAAGAAGCAGTGTCTGTGCAGGCTGGCCAGCTCCCACTGTGACCCTGTCACAGGGCAGTGCATCTGCGCCCAGGGCTGGTGGGGCAGGAGATGCAGCTTCAGATGCACCTGCCACCTCTCACCCTGTGCCCAAGACTCAGGCAGGTGTGAGTGCAGGGCTGGGTTTTGGGGGCCATTGTGCCAACATCATTGTGACTGCCTGCATGGGAACTGCAACCCTCTTGATGGGCattgcaactgcaaccctggctatcagggcaggagctgtggggatcCTTGTCCTGCCGGTTATTACGGATCTcagtgcagatacag CTGTGGGCACTGCAAGCAGAGTCAGCCCTGCTCTCCTGTGGATGGGTTCTGCCTGGCATGTGACTCTGGCTGGAATGGTACCCTCTGTAAGAAGCTGTGCACGTCTGGATACCATGGGGAGAACTGTGCACAGATGTGTCCCAGCTGCCGACAAGGGGAGGCCTGTCATCCAGAGACAGGGGCTTGCTTGAACTGTGAGCCTGGCAAGACAGGACCCAG ctgtgaAGCATCCTGCCCTGCTGGAACATTTGGAGATGGATGCAGGTTCACCTGTCCAGACTgtgttaatgggagctgtgatcCAGTGTCTGGGGAGTGTATCTGCCAGGCTGGCTATTGGGGCACCAG CTGCAACGAGACCTGCCCAGAGGGTTTTTTTGGAGCAAACTGTTCTTTCCTCTGCCAATGTCCAAGGGGCCCCTGCCACCCACACTCTGGGGACTGTGTGCTCA GATCAAATCACCAGGGAGCCCTGATAGCTGGCATTCTCATCCCATTACTTCTCCTATTATTCTGTGTCACCTGCTGTTGCTGTTGCTGTGGAACTAGCCAGATGGATGCCAGAGACAG GACGACTGTTGCTGATGGTGATGCCGTCTCCAGAGTGAAACATCATATGCAGGGGGTGCTGGCAAATCTCAGCTCCATGTTACCTTGCCTCTCACTGAGTGGCTACAAACTCCCCCGAATCACAG TCTCGCACCATGACACAGAGATTCCCTTCAATCCCAGCTTCATTGAACCACCTTCAGCTGCCTGGGCCACAGacagctccttctcctcctcctttgtcACTGATGATGAGGGCCCAGCTTACTGTGTCCCTGCCAGAGAAG ATGTTCCTGTAGTGGCAGGCTTTGAGCCTCAGGAAGGCAGTTCCAAGTGTCATGAATTTCCTGACGCATCAGCATTTAACTCTGAGGACGTCTCCCAGCCTTTCACCATCCCCCGCACATCCAGCATTGCCAGAGCCAAGAGGCCCTCGGTGTCTTTTGCAGAAGGAACTAAATTTGGCCCTCAGTGTCAAAGAGGCTCCATGGAGACACCAAATACCACTCGGAAGCCCAAAGCCCCCTGGGGTCTCACCAAAGTTCCCTCTCACCAGCACCATGCTGACCCAGAGGAGCGGCCCCAGCAAGGTGGGTTGCCAGGTGACTGTTACGAAAACCCAGAGCCCATCTCCGAGGCTGAGGATAGCCATCAGCCCTCCCCCAGGGGTATCTCAGGAGGCCACAGGGTGCCAGTGTCAAGTGGCAGACATGTGGCCCAGAGAGTCGAGGCCCTTGAGGCAGCTTTGAATCCAAACACTTCGGATGCTAGAGGGAAGGAGCAGAATGTCACAACCATTTACATGACTGTAGGGACAGCAGGGAAATCCTCCAAGTCCAATGAGAATGCCGATGGAAGCAGAGAGGGGACAGTTCAGGCTGTACTGAAACATTTGGGTAGCTTCCAGAGAGTAAAAAGGGCTTTCAGGGAGGAGCCCGTGGTGAGGAAAAGTACTGAGAGCATCCAGAAACCTCCCCGCAGGGCCCTGAGCCCAGAGAGGAACTCCAGAGACATGTTCTCCCAGCCATCCCCTCCTCACAAGGAGAGCTCCAAGACAGCAGGTCTGGAGCCCTGTGAgtcatctgagcacctcacagatAGATACCAGATAGATATTCCGGTTAAGAGAGAACCTCTCATCCCCACATCTCCTATATTTAAAAGACTAGTGGCTCAGGAAGGAGAAGATGAGGTCACAGGGGACCCCAAGAAGAGTGAAAGTCTTGAAGAGGCCAGAAGCCTAGAAACAAATGAACAGGCTGTTGTTGAGGAGGAACCCAAATATGAAAATGTGTCTCCAAATCGCTGTCCTTCAGACGAGTCTCCTGCCACCTTCCCTGACTGTGAGGCCAACACTTGA
- the SCARF1 gene encoding scavenger receptor class F member 1 isoform X2: MQPTPWLGNPLWPASPCIQTQMAQQLLLLFCLHFWLWTGSSAQELDPNGRNVCKATSLSAGLVCCPGWKQEGRECTAAWCEGENACKVDEVCVRPGICLCKPGFFGANCNSRCPDQYWGSDCKKSCSCYPNGKCDPVSGQCTCNANRWGVLCQFPCQCGPHGHCNTLTGACHCELGWWAPNCKKQCLCRLASSHCDPVTGQCICAQGWWGRRCSFRCTCHLSPCAQDSGRCECRAGFWGPLCQHHCDCLHGNCNPLDGHCNCNPGYQGRSCGDPCPAGYYGSQCRYSCGHCKQSQPCSPVDGFCLACDSGWNGTLCKKLCTSGYHGENCAQMCPSCRQGEACHPETGACLNCEPGKTGPSCEASCPAGTFGDGCRFTCPDCVNGSCDPVSGECICQAGYWGTSCNETCPEGFFGANCSFLCQCPRGPCHPHSGDCVLRSNHQGALIAGILIPLLLLLFCVTCCCCCCGTSQMDARDRTTVADGDAVSRVKHHMQGVLANLSSMLPCLSLSGYKLPRITVSHHDTEIPFNPSFIEPPSAAWATDSSFSSSFVTDDEGPAYCVPAREDVPVVAGFEPQEGSSKCHEFPDASAFNSEDVSQPFTIPRTSSIARAKRPSVSFAEGTKFGPQCQRGSMETPNTTRKPKAPWGLTKVPSHQHHADPEERPQQGGLPGDCYENPEPISEAEDSHQPSPRGISGGHRVPVSSGRHVAQRVEALEAALNPNTSDARGKEQNVTTIYMTVGTAGKSSKSNENADGSREGTVQAVLKHLGSFQRVKRAFREEPVVRKREFRGECCQIY, translated from the exons ATGCAGCCCACGCCTTGGCTTGGAAACCCCTTGTGGCCAGCATCACCCTGTATCCAGACCCAGATGGCGCAGCAGCTGTTGTTACTCTTTTGTCTCCATTTCTGGCTATGGACTGGGAGCTCTGCTCAAGAGCTGGACCCTAATGGGAGGAATGTGTGCAAGGCTACCAG cctctctgcagGTCTGGTATGCTGCCCAGGTTGGAAACAGGAAGGCAGAGAATGCACAGCTG CGTGGTGTGAAGGGGAGAATGCTTGCAAGGTGGATGAGGTGTGTGTGAGACCCGGGATCTGCCTCTGCAAACCTGGCTTCTTTGGAGCCAACTGCAACTCCC GCTGCCCTGACCAGTACTGGGGCTCGGACTGCAAGAAGAGCTGTTCATGCTATCCCAATGGGAAGTGTGATCCTGTAAGCGGCCAGTGCACTTGCAATGCCAACCGCTGGGGAGTACTCTGCCAGTTCCCATGCCAGTGTGGACCTCATGGTCACTGCAACACCCTCACTGGAGCCTGCCACTGTGAGCTAGGCTGGTGGGCACCGAACTGCAAGAAGCAGTGTCTGTGCAGGCTGGCCAGCTCCCACTGTGACCCTGTCACAGGGCAGTGCATCTGCGCCCAGGGCTGGTGGGGCAGGAGATGCAGCTTCAGATGCACCTGCCACCTCTCACCCTGTGCCCAAGACTCAGGCAGGTGTGAGTGCAGGGCTGGGTTTTGGGGGCCATTGTGCCAACATCATTGTGACTGCCTGCATGGGAACTGCAACCCTCTTGATGGGCattgcaactgcaaccctggctatcagggcaggagctgtggggatcCTTGTCCTGCCGGTTATTACGGATCTcagtgcagatacag CTGTGGGCACTGCAAGCAGAGTCAGCCCTGCTCTCCTGTGGATGGGTTCTGCCTGGCATGTGACTCTGGCTGGAATGGTACCCTCTGTAAGAAGCTGTGCACGTCTGGATACCATGGGGAGAACTGTGCACAGATGTGTCCCAGCTGCCGACAAGGGGAGGCCTGTCATCCAGAGACAGGGGCTTGCTTGAACTGTGAGCCTGGCAAGACAGGACCCAG ctgtgaAGCATCCTGCCCTGCTGGAACATTTGGAGATGGATGCAGGTTCACCTGTCCAGACTgtgttaatgggagctgtgatcCAGTGTCTGGGGAGTGTATCTGCCAGGCTGGCTATTGGGGCACCAG CTGCAACGAGACCTGCCCAGAGGGTTTTTTTGGAGCAAACTGTTCTTTCCTCTGCCAATGTCCAAGGGGCCCCTGCCACCCACACTCTGGGGACTGTGTGCTCA GATCAAATCACCAGGGAGCCCTGATAGCTGGCATTCTCATCCCATTACTTCTCCTATTATTCTGTGTCACCTGCTGTTGCTGTTGCTGTGGAACTAGCCAGATGGATGCCAGAGACAG GACGACTGTTGCTGATGGTGATGCCGTCTCCAGAGTGAAACATCATATGCAGGGGGTGCTGGCAAATCTCAGCTCCATGTTACCTTGCCTCTCACTGAGTGGCTACAAACTCCCCCGAATCACAG TCTCGCACCATGACACAGAGATTCCCTTCAATCCCAGCTTCATTGAACCACCTTCAGCTGCCTGGGCCACAGacagctccttctcctcctcctttgtcACTGATGATGAGGGCCCAGCTTACTGTGTCCCTGCCAGAGAAG ATGTTCCTGTAGTGGCAGGCTTTGAGCCTCAGGAAGGCAGTTCCAAGTGTCATGAATTTCCTGACGCATCAGCATTTAACTCTGAGGACGTCTCCCAGCCTTTCACCATCCCCCGCACATCCAGCATTGCCAGAGCCAAGAGGCCCTCGGTGTCTTTTGCAGAAGGAACTAAATTTGGCCCTCAGTGTCAAAGAGGCTCCATGGAGACACCAAATACCACTCGGAAGCCCAAAGCCCCCTGGGGTCTCACCAAAGTTCCCTCTCACCAGCACCATGCTGACCCAGAGGAGCGGCCCCAGCAAGGTGGGTTGCCAGGTGACTGTTACGAAAACCCAGAGCCCATCTCCGAGGCTGAGGATAGCCATCAGCCCTCCCCCAGGGGTATCTCAGGAGGCCACAGGGTGCCAGTGTCAAGTGGCAGACATGTGGCCCAGAGAGTCGAGGCCCTTGAGGCAGCTTTGAATCCAAACACTTCGGATGCTAGAGGGAAGGAGCAGAATGTCACAACCATTTACATGACTGTAGGGACAGCAGGGAAATCCTCCAAGTCCAATGAGAATGCCGATGGAAGCAGAGAGGGGACAGTTCAGGCTGTACTGAAACATTTGGGTAGCTTCCAGAGAGTAAAAAGGGCTTTCAGGGAGGAGCCCGTGGTGAGGAAAA